A part of Mesoplodon densirostris isolate mMesDen1 chromosome 10, mMesDen1 primary haplotype, whole genome shotgun sequence genomic DNA contains:
- the ZBTB12 gene encoding zinc finger and BTB domain-containing protein 12, whose amino-acid sequence MASGVEVLRFQLPGHEAATLRNMNQLRAEERFCDVTIVADSLKFRGHKVILAACSPFLRDQFLLNPSSELQVSLMHSARIVADLLLSCYTGALEFAVRDIVNYLTAASYLQMEHVVEKCRNALSQFIEPKIGLKEDGVSDASLVSSVSATKSLLPPARTPKPAPKPPPPPPLPPPLLRPVKLEFPLDEDLELKAEEEDEDEDEDVSDICIVKVESALEVAHRLKPPGGLGGGLGIGGSVGSHLGELAQSSVPPSTVAPPQGVVKACYSLSEDAEGEGLLLIPGGRASVGATSGLVEAAAVAMAARGAGGSLGAGGSRGPLPGGFSSGNPLKNIKCTKCPEVFQGVEKLVFHMRAQHFIFMCPRCGKQFNHSSNLNRHMNVHRGVKSHSCGICGKCFTQKSTLHDHLNLHSGARPYRCSYCDVRFAHKPAIRRHLKEQHGKTTAENVLEASVAEINVLIR is encoded by the coding sequence ATGGCCTCTGGGGTGGAAGTCCTGCGCTTCCAGCTGCCCGGCCACGAGGCCGCTACGCTGCGGAACATGAACCAGCTCCGCGCAGAGGAGCGGTTCTGCGACGTGACCATTGTGGCCGACAGCCTCAAGTTCCGCGGCCACAAGGTCATCTTGGCCGCCTGCTCGCCGTTCCTGCGGGACCAGTTCCTGCTGAATCCCAGCTCTGAGTTGCAGGTCTCCCTGATGCACAGTGCACGCATAGTGGCTGACCTGCTCCTTTCTTGCTATACGGGCGCCCTGGAATTCGCTGTCAGGGACATTGTTAACTACCTGACGGCCGCCTCCTACCTGCAGATGGAGCACGTGGTGGAAAAATGCCGGAATGCCCTCAGCCAGTTCATCGAGCCCAAGATAGGCCTCAAAGAGGATGGGGTCAGCGATGCCAGCCTTGTAAGCAGTGTCAGTGCCACCaaatccctcctccctcccgccaGGACCCCGAAGCCAGCCCCCaaacccccacctccaccccctctcccccctccactCCTGCGGCCTGTGAAGCTGGAGTTCCCGCTGGATGAGGACCTAGAGCTGAAGGCCGAGGaagaggatgaggatgaggacgAGGACGTGTCTGACATCTGCATCGTCAAGGTGGAATCGGCCTTGGAGGTGGCACACCGGCTCAAACCTCCCGGAGGCCTGGGAGGAGGTCTGGGCATCGGAGGCTCTGTGGGCAGCCACCTTGGGGAGCTGGCCCAGAGCAGCGTGCCCCCCAGCACTGTGGCTCCACCGCAGGGCGTGGTGAAAGCCTGCTACAGCCTGTCCGAGGACGCAGAAGGGGAGGGCCTGCTGTTGATCCCAGGAGGCCGGGCCAGTGTGGGGGCCACCTCAGGCCTGGTGGAGGCAGCAGCGGTGGCCATGGCtgcccggggggcggggggcagcctgggggcggggggcagtcGGGGACCCCTGCCCGGAGGCTTTTCCAGTGGCAATCCCCTAAAGAACATCAAGTGCACCAAGTGCCCGGAAGTGTTCCAGGGCGTGGAGAAGCTGGTCTTCCACATGCGGGCGCAGCACTTCATCTTCATGTGCCCGCGCTGCGGCAAGCAGTTCAACCACAGCAGCAACCTCAACCGCCACATGAACGTTCACCGCGGCGTCAAGTCGCACTCGTGTGGCATCTGCGGCAAGTGCTTCACACAGAAGTCCACGCTGCACGACCACCTCAACCTCCACTCGGGAGCGAGGCCCTATCGCTGTTCCTACTGCGATGTGCGCTTTGCTCACAAGCCTGCCATTAGGCGCCACCTCAAGGAGCAGCACGGCAAGACCACGGCCGAGAACGTGCTGGAGGCCAGCGTGGCTGAGATCAACGTCCTCATCCGCTAG